CCCCATTCAGCATTTCTCCGCCCTTCCCTTCATCCGCTCACATATTTGTATCCAAATAGCAGTAATCCATCCACTGCTACAGTATATCAACGGATCAAACACAGGCTTAAGCAAAAACTTCTTTAATCACTCCTCACGGGTACCTATTCAATTAATAACTAATGGGGTATTGGTAATCCATGCAATACGCCAATTGTACATAAATGCTTAATATTGGTGGTGCGAGGCATTTAGTCGATGCATCTGTCAGGTAGTTGGTCGAACATGGGAGGAGGTATCTATACCGGTCGGTACCGGACGATCGAAAAGTTTACGTTAAATGacttaattaaataaagaaCGTGGTTACACGTGGAATGAACAGTTATAACTTATGTTGAATAAGTCAAGCACGTTCTCTGGAACACTCCTTGGATTTCAGGAAACCACCAAGCACGACCCAGAAACCACTAAGCATGTCTCTAGCCATCAGTTGCTTGACCCACATGACCAAAGCCCAAGTCAACCTACTAAAGGGACTTCTGAAAGGGGGAAAATGTACGTTTTTCATAAGATTAGAGAATTCTCATTGAGCACcatcgctgacttgagcgtcggagtgcaattgCAGGTACCCCCACGGCCGACCGAGGCACGCGAAGAGAGAAGGAAACTTGAAGCATAAGACAGCTAAGAGCGAAGTAAGTATTGTGTATCGACGTGGATCAACATTGCTCAACCCCCaatatccatacaggtacaattggcgcccaccatggggccaGGTAATCACTGTTCCCAAGCCTAAGGATTCCAACGAGTGAAGATGGTTTCAACGGCAAACAATACCAACAATGATACTGCAGCGGAAGAACATAGGATGATGCTTCAAACTCTCCAAGCCCAGATACAGGAGTTGCTCTAGAAGGGAGTCACTGATCAGTTACGTCaggaggagaagaagaagagacaAGAAGATGAACGCCAACGACATGCGGAGGAAATGGCTCAGTTAAAAGAGCAGAATAAAAGATTAATGGAGAGACTCGAACAATCTGAGCGTGAAGGACATTCCCGTGCACCTACTCCACCACCACATCAATCTGGGACAAGGGTAGTAGCCCAGACAGTAGCCCAAACAATGCCTCACACCTTGTTCGTTCAGCAGACCCACCAAAGTGTTAGGCAGATAATCCCGAACAAGGTAgttgatgtgaatgcaatagcaagaatacatgattctttgacattcttaggaacaacttgagttggtcatgaattggcactttaattagaattggatcaaggttctacttcaagaactcaccaagactttgcaccgaaccaaagctcacatggaagtccatgtattgtcaaattgaatcacaATCACAAGAATTGAAGAAATAACAATTGAACTCAGCCAAAGAAAGGAAActaccgaacagaaattgaaaaTACAACAAGGCACCGAAATAGAAATGAAGAACAAGTAAACTAGAACATgaacatgaagaagaaacaaagcttgagaatagaaaacttatggagatggaagaataggtgagtgatcacgccacttagagtgtgggtactccaagattagtgtgttgccgccacttgaggttcaccatagacacccaagataagacttgatgaaggcaccaaagctcttccaatttctctctcaaattgagtagagttttcttacttcaatttccaaatctgatttgtacaagccaagcacctctatttatagcctataaggtgctgaaatgcaaagctaatcaaATGCAAATGTGCCCTTAAATGACATGTAacttcggcgccaactagtgcatgaaggaagtgtgactttccttcctagtttggcacctcctaactcatatctacactccccctagcatcccttactaagttcacacccccctaagcttctaatatttctaaactacaactaaggatgcttttacaaaagaggtttcttatgtttccctcttaaGCACCATCTaccaaagatattacaaataaagaaaacaattgtccattatttcctaaggccttgaacatgcttcttgtaagcctttgaggagGATGAATGACGTCTTGCACATCTACCTCTTGATCCTtttcctcttcttgtccttgttGATTGGCTTCTATTTGTCCTTGgccttgatctccatcagtagTAAACCCAAGGGGCCACTCGTTCACTGATGATATAATAGCCACTCCTCTTCCCAACAAATGGAGGGGTCTAACCATGAATCTCTACGATGGTTCCACAGATCCGGACGAACACCTGAACATCTTCAGGACACAGATGACCCTCTACACGATTGATCGGACGGTGTGGTGCAAGGTCTTCCCTACATCGCTAAGGGAAGGCCCCCTCGGATGGTTTTCTGACCTTCCCCCGAATTCCATTACCAGCTTTGATGCTTTGGAACTAAAATTTACTACGCAATATGCTACAAGTAGACCTCATCggacatcctccatgtcccttCTTAACGTAAAACAAGAAATAGGAGAATCCCTAAGAGCTTTCATGGACAGATTTAGCAAAGTCTGTATGGGCATACGCAATCTGAATCCAGATATAGCTATGCACCACCTGGTCTCGACCATGCTACCCAGAAGATTCACGGAAATCTTTATCAAACGGCCACCTTATAGCATGGATGAATTAAAAACAAGAGCGACAAAATTCATGCAAATCGAGGAGCACGTCGACTACCATCGGAAAAACATGTAGAGAGTACGGACAAAAACAAGGGAATTCGTCCCCCCACAGTACCAACCGACCGAGATAGATATCGTCCTAATCAAGGTCCTCGTTTCCATACTTATACCCCGTTGGTTGTACCAAGAGGTAAAGTTTTGGATGAAGCACTGTAGACTGACCTTATCCCGGCACTGAAACAGTCACATACTCCTCCCAATGTTGATACAGGTAAACATTGTCAATACCACCGCAACTACGGTCATACGACCGAGGGTTGCCAAGCATTAAAAGACAAGATAGAGGAACTTGTCCACGTCGGTCACCTTCGCAAATTTGTGAAAACAACCATAACTGCGACCAGATCGCCCCAGCGCGACCCTGATTCCCGAGAACGTTCAGGACGAAGAAACGATCGAGTTCGCAATGATCATCGTCGCTCAAACAGAAGAAAACGAAGTGAAAGTCCAGTCAGACGGACGAGGCCTAAAAGCGAAAGTCCTGAGCGCAGAAGTCGGACCAAACAGAAAGTTCGAGCAGTTATCAATACAATCGTCGGGCCAGTGTCACTCGGCACACCTCCTCAAGAAGTTAATTACATTGCAGGTGGTTTTGCAGGTGGAGGATGTTCCAATTCTGTGAGGAATAAGCATTTAAGGGCGATCCAATCCGTCCATTCGACCTCCTCACATCGCCGACCGCACATACCGCCAATAACATTCACCGACGATGACTTCACAGCAATTGATCCTGCTCAGGACGACCCAATGGTCATAACCGTTAAGATAGACAAATTTGCAATCGCAAAGGTCCTGGTGGACCAGGGTAGCTCGGTCGACATCCTTTACTAGGAGACATTCAAGAAGATGCAGATCTCGGAGACAAAGATACAACCTTACAATGAACAGATAGTTGGGTTTTCAGGAGAAAGGGTAGATACGAGAGGATTTATTGATTTATACACTACGTTTGGCGATGACTACCTCAACAAGACTATTAACATACGATACCTGCTTGTCAATGCCAACACATCGTATAATATCTTGCTCGGTCGTCCATCCATCAACAGGTTGAAAGCCATTGTTTCAACCCCACATCTAATCATGAAATTCCCTTATGTTAATGGAGATATAGCCATAGTACACGTGGATCAAAAGATAGCGAGGGAATGTTATGTAGCTAGCTTAAAAGTAGAACCAACCCGAAGGCTGTATACCACGTCGACCGACCGATCTCCAGAGCGGAGAGGTCGGTCGCCAGAGAGACGTTCTAGAGGACGAGGATCTAGAAGGCATTTAGTTGCTCTGGTCGATCTAGACCCTCGGCTGGATGACCCACGGATGGAAGTAGGGGAAGATCTTCAACCCGTATTCCTCCGTGACAAAGATCGCAAAACAAACATGAGAACGTCCCTCAAGCCGAATGATCGAGAAGCAATTGGTAAGGATTTAACAAAGAATGCTGACCTTTTTGCTTGGACTGCCGCAGATATGCCAGGGGTAAAATCGGATGTTATCACTCACCGACTATCTGTCTATAAAGAAGCCAGGCTGATCgcccaaaagaaaagaaaattaggtGAAGAACGGCGCAAGGCCGCACGAGAGGAAACAGACAAACTGGTACAAACCGGTTTTATTCAAAAAGCCCATACACAACATGGTTGGCCAATGTTGTCATGGTAAAAAAGGTGAATGGtaaatggagaatgtgtgtaGATTACACGGACCTtaataaggcatgcccaaaggactcgtatccccTACCTACAATCGACCGACTGGTCGACGGTGCGGCCAGCCATCAAATTTTAAGTTTCCTTGACGCTTACTCAAGGTACAACCAAATACAGATGTATCACCGTGACCGGGAGAGGACTGCGTTCAGAACAAACTCCGACAATTTCTTCTACGAGGTCATGCCGTTCGGCCTCAAGAATGCCGGAGCCACATATCAACGACTCATGGATCACGTTTTTCACGACATGATCGGTCGAAACGTGGCGGCATACGTTGACGATATTGTCGTTAAGTCTGATTCGTGCGAACAACACATTTCTGACTTGAAAGAAGTTTTCCAGGCCTTGCGTAAATATCGCATGCGTTTAAATCCGGAAAAGTGGGCGCTCGGCGTAGAAGGTGGGAAATTcctaggcttcatgctcacccatCGAGGCATAAAAGCTAATCCAGAAAAGTGCAAAGCAATTACAGAAATGAGAAGTCCCAACGGACTTAAAGAGATCCAACGGCTAGTAGGTCGTCTCACTTCATTGTCTCGGTTCGTACCTAAACTTGTCGAACGAACGAGACCTATTATAAAACTCCTGAAGAAAACAACTAAGTTTGAGTGGACAGATGAATGCGAACAAAATTTTCTTCAGCTTAAGACGTTTCTGGCATCGCTACCGGTCATCCAGAAACCCAACACACGTGAGCCTATCATAGTGTACCTATCCGTTTCCAACGAAGCGGTAAGTTCTGTTTTGGTACAGGAGATCGAAACGGAAGAACGACCGGTATACTTCGTTAGCCGAGTTTTACACGGCGCGGAGGTCCGGTATCAAATGGTAGAAAAGGTTGCATTATCCTTGGTCATCACCGCACGACGAATGCGGATGTATTTCTAGAATCACCGGGTCATAGTTAAAACTAACTATCCCATCATGAAGATCCTCACGAAACCTAACCTAGCCGGACGAATGATAGGTTGGGCAGTCGAATTGTCAGAATTCCATATCGAATACCAACCTAGGGGAGCCATTAAGTCCCAAGCCCTTGTTGATTTCACAGTAGAGCTCACTCCTTATCCGACCGAAGAGAAGACGTCCCGATGGACATTATACGTGGACGGATCTTCAAACAGTCGTTCGTGCGGAGCGGGAGTTGTACTCGAAGGACCGGGAGAAATCGTTATCGAGCAAGCCTTGAAGTTTGAATTTAAAGCTTCGAATAATCAGGCCGAGTATGAAGCAATAATTGCAGGTTTACACCTGACAATCGAGTTAGAGATAACTAATCTAACTTGTAAAAGCGACTCCCGCTTAGTCGTCGAACAACTCACAGAGGAATATGAGGTGAGAGAGACATTGCTTCAGCAATATTTCCATTTTGTGAAAAATCTTTTAAGCAGGTTCAAAGAAATCTCCTTCCAACACGTACGGAGAGAAAATAACACTCGGGTGGACACTCTGTCAAGGCTGGCTATTGTCAAACAGAAAGGAGTCCATCGGTCGGTCATACACGTGACCCTTGCTAAACCAAGTGTTAGCGCCGAAGAATGCATGGCGACCGACACTCAACCTAACTGGATGACGCCTATCAGGCAATACTTGACAAAAGGAGTATGTGACCCACACTTGGAAAAAACGATGAAACAGCAGGCCGCCTGGTACATACTCATTGATCAGGATCTCTATCGGAGAGGATATTCCCGCCCTCTCCTAAAATGTCTCAACCTAGAGCAAGTCACTTATGTGATGAACGAACTacacgaagggatatgtggaacgCATTCTGGAGCGCGAACAATGGCCGCCAAAATACTACGAGtcgggtactactggccaatcGTGCAAGGAGATTGCACCGAATACGTccaaaaatgtataaaatgtcAGGAGTTCGGCACCCTGCCACACCAAAAACCAGAAAATCTACATTACTTCCTATCTCCCTGGCCATTCGTGAAGTGGGGGATGGATATTATCGGACCCTTTACACCCGGGAAAGGACAATGCAAATTCCTGCTGGTCGGCGTCGATTACTTTACCAAGTGGATCGAGGCCGAACCGTTGACGGCTATCATCGCCCGTAACGTTCAGAACTTCGTCTGGAAAAATATTGTTTGCAGGTTCGGTCTACCTCAAGTTATCATCACTGATAACGGTCGATAGTTCACCGACCGAGGACTAGCTGAGTTCTACGAGAAGCTCCACATCAAGCATGTTACGAGTTCGGTCGAACACCCGCAAACCAACGGTCAAGCCGAAGCCGCCAATAAGGTCATCCTCAACGAGCTGAAGAAACTACTTGATCCAGCCAAGGAAAATTGGACAGAAGAACTACTAGAAGTTTTGTGGGCCTATCGCTGCACTCCTCAGTCAACTACTCAGGAGACACCCTACAGTCTGATGTACGACACCGAGGCCATGATTCCGGTTGAAATCGGTGAACCCTCATTACGCCGACAAACGCTGGACTTGGATCTAAACAAAGAAAAGCTTGCTAATCGGCCTCGACCTCATTAATGAATTAAGAGACAAGTGCAAGATAAGAGAAAAAGCATGCAAGATACGGGCGGCaagaagatacaactcgaaggtgaagCCGCGGAGTTATCAAAAGGGAGACTTGATTTGGCGCATGCGCAACGACGCTCGGAAGGATGACggaaagttttcaagcaatAGGGAAGGACCGTTCCGCATTGCCGACACAGCTACGGGCAGAGCATATTACTTCGAATATTTATCAGGAAAATTTgtaccgagaacgtggaatgccacacatctcaaattctattacagttgataaataaatttagtgTACTATTTTCTCACTCGGTCATtttatccctaaggagggttttcgaccgagaaggttttaacaAGGCACTTTAAAAAACTCATTCTCATGGAGTCATTACCAATTTTGGTCATAAATTAATAGTATTAACTATTAAATTAACCGAGCGGTCGGTTCGAATTATAGCTTAAACGTTATCAGAATTACCAATTTGgccaaaaattaataatttcattattaattgaaataacCGAGCGGTTGGTCCAAATTATAGCTTAAACGTTATCAGAATTACCAATTTGgccagaaattaataatttcattACTAATTGAAATAACCGAGAGGTAGGTCCGAATTATAGCTTAAACGTTATCAGAATTACCAATTTGgccagaaattaataatttcattattaattgaaataacTGAGCGGTCGGTccaaattataacttaaacgttatcaGAATAACTAATTTGgccagaaattaataatttcattattaattgaaataacCGAGCGTTCGGTCAGAATTATAAATGTTGTTTACCAAGTTTTTGGTCAGAATTAATATCAATCATTAATTAACCGGTCGTTCGATCAGAACTATAACTTTAATGTTATTCGAACAATAACTTAAATGTTGTTTACCAAGTTTTTGGTCAGGAATTAAtatcaattattaattaacCGGTCATTCGGTCAGAACTATAACTTCAACGTTATCCGAAtaataacttaaacgttatttaCCAAGTTTTGGTCAGGAATTAGTATCAATTATTAATTACtgatattaattattagttCGGTTAACCCTTCGTTCGGTCAGAATCAGCGCATGTTGATCGAATTACAATACGATTATTGGTACAATTCACACAGTTCGATCAGTCGGCGAGAATATTTAGCGGAAACGCATACTAGTATTGACAATGAAAAGTAAAAGGCAATTGTTCAAGGCAATTAAAACATAAAGCGATAAAATTGTTCCAAGCCCACACCCCGGGTTCAGGTAAATTTAGAGTTAAACAACATCTATAGTCTCGTCCGGTGGCATAGAATCTTCTAGTTGTATGGTATCGTCCGCTTGTGGTGTCTCCACGGTCGGATCCTCCATGAGTTGGTCAATATCTTTGGCCTCCTCACCTCCAAGCGGCACCAATCGGCCATCAACCACATCCATATTGGAGTCATATCGTTCGTCATCCGCCGACACACCATGATAGAAGGCTACCTGTCGAGCGCCCTGGTTGAACGACTCCTCATTAATACTCAGCATAAAGCCCTGGAGTTGTTCAACTTGGGAGCTAAGGGACCCCTTATCGGCAAGCAGCTCTTCTTTTGCTTTCAAGGCATCGTCTCGTTCGGCCATCACGTTGTTCAGTGTGGCCTTCAAAGCCTCTTGCTCTTCCTTAGCCAACTTGGACTCCTTTTGAGCATCTTCAACGGCCTTCAGAGCCTCCTTCAAGGAGACGGCCGAGTTACTCAATTGCCTCTTTAATTTTGGAATAGACACTGTTTTGGTTCTCTTCAGCTCGTCACCAAGTGCCCTACTTACCACGGCCGCCCGATATTGCAACTCCACCATCTCCTCTATCAGATCCAGACAGGGGACGACCGACAAAACACCCTCATCTTCAGGGCGTAGGTCAAATTGCATGGTGGGAGCCACCCTTACGGATAGCCCCAACATACTTACCGGGCTCCCGGATGACCTGGCCGTCTCGAAACGGGGTGCCTTAGCGGGACGCCCCCTCTTTTTTCCTTGAGCTGGAGAAGCAACGGGCTCGACCGGCACGATTTCTCGCTTAGTCGGCCGAGGTGCAACCCCAGCAACGACCGAGATCTTTCGGCTTTTGGCTTGCCTCTTGAGGCTGTGCATATATTTCTTCAAACTAGGATCCATCTTCAGAACAATATTtgcaaaacaaaacataaatacAGTTAAGAAACATCGAGTTATTAATAAAACGACCGAAGGGAAGAGGTGCTCACCATTCAGATCCGCCCATTACTTGGACGACCTATAAAGAGCTACCAATTCCCGAGTAAGAAGTCTACACGAAGATTGGTTTACAGTCATCAAAATCTCCTTATCAAAAGGGGATAAGGATTCCCAAAAATGGTTATCGAGGGAGGTGGGCTTCTCGGTCCAGTGGAATGGAAACTTGGTAGTTCCATCGACGTTGTAAAATAAATCTCAGCCATCCGGCTCGACAAAGACTTTGAAataataatctttaaaatttttataagaaGTGGTGAATGCGGCAAAACGCACATTTCCCGAACGGCTGGATAGGAATAACCATCCTACAGGAGTACTAGGATGAGTATTGTAGTAATATAAAAAAGACTCAGGGGTAGGCGTAAGGCCAAAAATCTGACAGATGATTCGAAAGGCTTGTAAAATTGCCCACGAATTTGGATGTAATTGGGTCGGCGCAACGTTGAGAATCCGAAGGACACTCATGGTGAAGTCGTCAAAAGGAAAGGATATATGAAAATGAGAAAAGAAAGTgctataaacaaaaaataaatcatgaGGAGCATTTTCCCGACCGTGGCATACACGGTCGGTCACGCCGCATATATCTACAGCCAATGCCTCGGTCGGGCAGTCTAGCGCTAGAAAATCTTTATGACTTGAAAGAAATTCATCTAAGTCATCAGAAGACTTAATTTTGCTAGGTATTAGGAGGACGGACGGATCGACCCAATCATAACTTGGGCCATCCGACGACTAACTCGCACTGCCAGATGCAGTACGAGTCAAAGATGAATCTATGTTATTAGAAGACTCAACAAAGGAAGGCATCACTAACCTCAATGATGGACTAAGCGACGAAGTTGACAACTGTGATGGACTCGGCACTCAGAGCAGAAAGCACAAGATTCATAAAGCAAACGCAAAAACCTTAACACTCACAAATGAAGCGCTATTTATAGGCTGAGAAGTGAGAGAAGAAAATCCCGCGATCGTCCAACACCGTTAGATCAAACTCAATCCAACGGTTAAGCGCACTCGGCATACGAAACGACGCAAAATCCTCACCGTTAAACCCATAAAGATGGGACAGCGCCCCCAAACGGCAGCTCTGCCATACGTCACATCTCTGCCACGCATTTAATGGTGCCAGCTATCAAGCACTACCTCGAAAGTCCCATGCGTCTTATACGACTCTTTGGCCATCCATatcctcgagcctggggggcaagtgtaccggtcgaTACCAGACGAACGAAAGGTTTACGTTAAATGacttaattaaataaagaaCGTGGTTACACGTGGAACGAGCAATTATAACTTCCGCTGAATAAGTCAAGCACGTTCTCTGGAACACTCCCTGGATTTCAGGAAACCACCAAGCACGACCCAGAGACCACTAAGCATGTCTCTAGCCATCAGTTGCTTGGCCCACATGGCCAAGGCCCAAGTCAACCTACTAAAGGGACTTCTGAAAGGGGGAAAAGGTACATTTTTCATAAGATCAGAGAATTCTCATTGAGCACcatcgctgacttgagcgtcagagtgcaaccGTAGGTACCCCCACCGGCCGACCGAGGCACGCGAAGAGAGAAGGAAACTTGAAGCATAGGACAGCTAAGAGCGAAGTAAGTATTGTGTATCGACGTGGATCAACATTGCTCAGCCCCCaatatccatacaggtacaGTATCTTCTCTATGTTGAGAGTGGAAAGAAAAGATTCTTTGTAGACCCATTCAGGTGGAGCCACCTTAATATAAGTAAAACGTTAATCACCATTACATCTTAATTACAGGATAAATATGGACTATTAACAAAATTCTATTTGAGTGACTACTTATCAAAATAACCAAATTAACATGGCAATTACTTCCTTCACCCGatcaattgcttcctgcacccaacgaagtttttaaaattcaacTATGTCCTTGTCTTTGGTGTTTATGGATGGATTTATCCGGAACCCAATATTAATGTTTATGGATAAAAACATCCAGAAGTCATAAAGCTGCTTATGGATGAAAAAATCCAGAAGTCAAGCAGGTGCCTATGGATGACAATATCCGGAACATATAATTGTTATAGATAAAAGCAATACATGGTTTTTTTTAAATGCTCATAACTTAATATCCCAAACCACTGTAAATAACAATACTAAAATCCACATTCAATAATATAGATAAGGTTCAAATGCATCATCatggataaaaatattacataaaaaagaaTCTTAATACATTATCCCTACATGCTCAATCATTCCTACGTGAATCCTAACATATACAACTCTATCATCAGTCGCTCCTCGTGCTAACATAATGACTGCTTGTATGCCTTCCCAAACATGACTGCCCTCCACGACATCACCATGATTATGTAATGGTTGCAATGTTTGTGTAATTCTACAACAAATACCCTACAAGAATAACACAAATAAATACGTTAATAAAGTTACAAGCATACCAGGATGTTCAGGATGTGACTCCTCAAGATGTGCTCCGTGGCCACGTGCATCTGAGGGTACCAGTAGGGGACGCTCATTATCCTCCGCATGAATCACATATGGATGTGATACAGATCTAAACCAAGACATGTACTCTTCAACGCAAGCGCCTGGATAAGGTGATCTAGCCATACCATTTATGACATAATCAACATAAAGAGAATTCTTCAAAATTCCATGGGGAATTTATGTTTCTGTTGGGATTCTATCAATAAGATGATTATTTTACAACATAATGCAATCAAAGCTTCATTACATTTGTGATGCATTTATGCGCGTTGAAGCATGTATCCTAACACACAATGGTCCCTACGGATGACAATATCCAGAACACATTGTTGTGTTTATGGATGAAATTATCCAGAACCCATATTGGTGCCTATGGATGGATTTATCCGAAACCCAATATTGGTGCctatggataaaaaaatccggaaGTCATAGAACTGCTTATGGATGGAAAAATTCCAGAAGTCATACACGTGTCTATGGATGAAAAGATCCGGAAAGTCAAGTAGGTGCCTATGGATGACAATATCCGGAACATATAACGGTTGGGTGCACATATCTCACTTAACCTAATGTCAAATTCATTGAGGGCAATTTAGTCTTTTCTTATTTACAATCGGGTGCCAGTTTGAAATGATcgggtgcagggagaatcagCCAATTAGCATTATACTACTTTGGGGGTCCTCTAATACGTTTTACCGCACCAGAAAGGTTGCTTCATTCTTGGTAATAAAGATTAGTATCCGTATACAGTAAATTGTTAAATACAATGAGAAATAACTAAAAGCTGGCTCAGAAATAAACGGCTTTGGAAGTTATATtatacaaagaaagtaaaggTAAAGAGACTGTGGCCGTCATTATTAATCAATTTAATCACTAACTGCATATTCCTATACACAAATTTCATCTAAGGACTTCCTCTACATTGAAGGGGAAGATCGTCCAACCACGAATCATCCATAAGTGGGGGCAAAGATTCTATCTCAGAGGGCCATTCACAGCTACAATCTATTTCATCAAAGATAATGGGTCCAGATTTTGCTTCCCTACGTTGGAAAATGGTTTTTAACCCAAGATTACAATGCACAAAAACCAAATCGCTGAATTTTTCCAGCTTCACTCTGTTTTGGTTTTTGTTATGTATACTTTGGAAAGTACTCCAGTTCCACCTGTACCAAAGGGAGCTACAAGGTTGGCTAAGTATCCTCATTGCAGCTTTCTGAAGCGTGGGGATTTCATAACCATAACTAGTCCACCAGTCGCCTAGACATCCATAATATGAAATAAGCAAAAGCCTTTCAGAAGAACAAAAATGCAAGATGCTTGTTCAAatgagaagagagagaaagtcaGCTCAAGTATAAAAGAGCACATGctttcaaaacatttaatgccaATCCCCCATGCCCATTATTAAGATACTTCAAAATTCCTCTAGACACGGTATAATACAAGGACTTCAACCAATCTTTTCCCCAAATATCAGTCAAATATACTAGAGCTATAGAACTTTTGACCAAGTTAGTGTAAGAGATTGCAATTATTTTTGGCAGATGCAATTGATATGATGCAACAATATGCGACTAAGGGGAGTGTCAAGGAGAAGTACAACCCATTTCAACAATGACTCATGTGAGATCACAGTGGAAGGTATTTAATTGTTGAACAAGAGCCATACCAGGGGCATTCAGTGTTCTTCCCAAGACAGCAAAGTCAGTCCCAAGTGCACCCTGGGCGTTGATGTAAGTAGGAAGTTCTTTGGTGATTTCCATTTTCTCTTTATCTGTAGTTGCCAACCTGAGCATGGCTTCTTGAAACCCATTCCTCATCCTCAAATCTTTCTTGAAGTTTGGATTGTAAGAAATTCAAGGATTAAGAAATGCAGCTGCTGTATGTAATGATGAATGAAGTTGCATATTCCATCTTCGATCAATTATTTCCCAGATTGGGAGGTATTTCTCTTCGATTCCCTTATAATAGACCTTGATCACAACTTTTGCACTCTCTATTCCTTCATATATATAACCCATAGCA
The sequence above is a segment of the Phaseolus vulgaris cultivar G19833 chromosome 2, P. vulgaris v2.0, whole genome shotgun sequence genome. Coding sequences within it:
- the LOC137809929 gene encoding uncharacterized protein, which codes for MNLYDGSTDPDEHLNIFRTQMTLYTIDRTVWCKVFPTSLREGPLGWFSDLPPNSITSFDALELKFTTQYATSRPHRTSSMSLLNVKQEIGESLRAFMDRFSKVCMGIRNLNPDIAMHHLVSTMLPRRFTEIFIKRPPYSMDELKTRATKFMQIEEHVDYHRKNM
- the LOC137809930 gene encoding uncharacterized protein; translation: MQISETKIQPYNEQIVGFSGERVDTRGFIDLYTTFGDDYLNKTINIRYLLVNANTSYNILLGRPSINRLKAIVSTPHLIMKFPYVNGDIAIVHVDQKIARECYVASLKVEPTRRLYTTSTDRSPERRGRSPERRSRGRGSRRHLVALVDLDPRLDDPRMEVGEDLQPVFLRDKDRKTNMRTSLKPNDREAIGKDLTKNADLFAWTAADMPGVKSDVITHRLSVYKEARLIAQKKRKLGEERRKAAREETDKLVQTGFIQKAHTQHGWPMLSW